In a genomic window of Staphylococcus taiwanensis:
- a CDS encoding ThiF family adenylyltransferase: MMDGRYSRQTLFKAIGTDGQQKISNKHVLIVGMGALGSHVAEGLVRAGIKTLTIVDRDYIEFSNLQRQTLYTEDDANKMLPKVIAAKRHLIEIRNDILINEFVEHVDYYFLDQHTKHVDLIIDATDNFETRQLINDFAYKTSIPWIYGGVVQSTYIETAFIPGQTPCFNCLIPQLPAINLTCDTVGVIQPAVTMTTSFQLRDALKILTEQAVPTKLTYGDVWEGNHYTFGFNRMQRNDCPTCGKHPTFPYLQQKHTSYATLCGRDTVQYDNDNITQEMIRRFLNQHSLNYRENKYMIMFEYKGYRIVSFDGGRILVHGTTNTTDAINVLNQLFG, translated from the coding sequence ATGATGGACGGACGTTATTCAAGACAAACTTTATTTAAAGCCATTGGTACTGATGGACAACAAAAAATTTCAAATAAACATGTATTGATAGTTGGTATGGGTGCGTTAGGTTCACATGTTGCAGAAGGCTTAGTACGAGCAGGTATCAAGACACTGACTATTGTTGATAGAGATTATATTGAATTTAGTAATTTACAACGCCAAACACTATACACTGAAGATGATGCTAATAAAATGTTGCCTAAAGTTATTGCAGCCAAACGTCACTTAATTGAAATTAGAAATGACATACTTATAAATGAGTTTGTAGAGCATGTTGACTATTACTTTTTAGACCAACATACGAAGCATGTAGATTTAATTATTGATGCAACAGATAATTTCGAAACGCGTCAATTAATTAATGACTTTGCTTATAAGACAAGTATCCCATGGATATACGGTGGTGTTGTTCAAAGTACTTATATTGAAACAGCGTTCATCCCTGGTCAAACGCCTTGCTTTAATTGTTTAATACCCCAGCTTCCAGCAATTAATCTAACTTGTGATACGGTAGGTGTAATACAACCAGCTGTTACAATGACAACCAGTTTTCAACTCCGAGATGCACTTAAAATTCTAACGGAACAAGCAGTGCCAACTAAATTGACATATGGAGATGTTTGGGAAGGAAATCATTACACATTTGGATTTAATAGAATGCAAAGAAATGACTGTCCGACGTGTGGTAAGCATCCAACTTTTCCTTACTTACAACAAAAACATACATCATATGCAACATTATGTGGTAGAGATACAGTACAGTATGACAATGATAATATAACCCAGGAAATGATACGTCGCTTTCTTAATCAACATAGTCTCAATTATAGAGAGAATAAGTATATGATTATGTTCGAATATAAAGGTTATCGTATCGTAAGTTTTGATGGTGGGAGAATACTTGTTCACGGTACTACAAATACAACAGACGCGATTAATGTATTAAACCAATTATTTGGATAA
- a CDS encoding molybdenum cofactor biosynthesis protein MoaB gives MHQHEHEKLERNIRCAVLTISDTRNKETDKGGQLVKTLLQKMNVEVNEAHYTIVKDNKEQIQSQIDSWLASDIDAIITTGGTGISPKDITIEAIRPLLDKEIEGFGELFRYLSYTEDVGTKSLLSRAVAGTVMNKLIFTLPGSTGAVQLAIEKLIKPELNHMVYELNK, from the coding sequence ATGCACCAACATGAACATGAAAAATTAGAGAGAAATATTCGTTGTGCAGTATTAACGATTTCAGATACACGTAATAAAGAAACTGATAAAGGTGGACAACTTGTAAAAACTTTATTACAAAAAATGAATGTTGAAGTAAATGAAGCACATTATACAATCGTTAAAGATAATAAAGAACAAATACAATCACAAATTGACAGTTGGTTAGCTTCTGATATTGATGCGATTATTACGACTGGTGGAACAGGTATTTCGCCTAAGGATATTACGATTGAAGCTATTAGACCATTATTAGATAAAGAAATTGAAGGATTTGGTGAGTTGTTTAGATACCTAAGCTACACAGAAGATGTTGGGACTAAATCACTATTATCTAGAGCAGTAGCTGGTACAGTAATGAACAAATTAATATTTACATTACCTGGTTCAACAGGAGCTGTACAATTAGCGATTGAAAAGTTAATTAAACCAGAATTAAATCATATGGTATATGAATTGAATAAATAA
- the moaC gene encoding cyclic pyranopterin monophosphate synthase MoaC: MSEFTHINEQGNAKMVDVSNKDITKRVAQAHSSIIVNSTIYRQIIDNTNKKGNVLNTAQIAGIMAAKNTSTIIPMCHPLPLTGIDVQFNWHANEDNTHTLNITAIVSTTGKTGVEMEALTAASATALTVYDMTKAVDKGMIIGETYLESKSGGKSGDYQR; the protein is encoded by the coding sequence ATGTCAGAATTCACGCATATTAATGAACAAGGTAATGCTAAAATGGTTGACGTTTCTAATAAAGATATTACAAAGCGTGTTGCACAAGCACACTCAAGCATTATTGTTAATAGTACAATTTATCGTCAAATAATAGATAATACAAATAAAAAAGGTAATGTCTTAAATACTGCACAAATTGCTGGTATTATGGCTGCTAAAAACACTTCAACCATTATACCTATGTGTCATCCATTACCTTTAACAGGTATTGATGTTCAGTTTAATTGGCATGCAAATGAAGATAATACGCACACATTAAATATCACTGCTATCGTTTCAACTACCGGTAAAACAGGTGTTGAAATGGAAGCGTTAACTGCTGCTTCCGCCACTGCATTAACTGTTTATGATATGACTAAAGCAGTTGATAAAGGGATGATTATAGGAGAAACCTATTTAGAATCTAAATCTGGGGGCAAATCTGGAGATTATCAACGCTAA
- a CDS encoding molybdopterin molybdotransferase MoeA: MAVEKRNPIPVKEAIHRVVKQEIYMETTKVNLDDSLGHILAEDIVATYDIPRFNKSPYDGFAIRSSDSAGAYSENRKQFKVIDHIGAGSVSKKTLGKNEAVRIMTGAQIPEGADAVVMFEQTVEDGDTFTIRKPFEEHENVSLKGEETTTGDIVLKKGQQINPGAIAVLATYGYTEVPVIQKPSVAIIATGSELLDVHDELEPGKIRNSNGPMIKALAEKFGLEVEAYKIQQDDLQSSIEVVKDAMAKHKIVITTGGVSVGDFDYLPEIYKAVDAEVLFNKVAMRPGSVTTVAVANGQYLFGLSGNPSACFTGFELFVKPAVQHMMRANAFYPQVVKATLMEDFTKANPFSRFIRADATFSHTGATVVPSGFNKSGAVVAIAHSNAMIMLPGGTRGFKAGHTVDVILTESNVFEEEMTI, from the coding sequence ATGGCAGTGGAAAAACGAAATCCAATCCCAGTAAAAGAAGCGATTCATCGAGTTGTTAAACAAGAAATATACATGGAAACAACAAAAGTGAATTTAGACGATAGTTTAGGCCATATTTTGGCAGAAGATATTGTAGCAACGTATGATATTCCACGATTTAATAAATCACCGTATGATGGTTTTGCGATTCGCAGTTCAGACTCTGCAGGTGCCTATTCTGAGAATCGTAAACAATTCAAAGTGATTGATCATATCGGTGCAGGTTCTGTTTCTAAGAAAACATTAGGAAAAAATGAAGCAGTACGTATTATGACTGGTGCTCAAATTCCTGAGGGAGCAGATGCAGTTGTTATGTTCGAACAAACTGTTGAAGATGGAGATACATTTACGATTCGTAAACCTTTTGAGGAACATGAGAATGTGTCACTTAAAGGCGAAGAAACAACAACCGGTGATATTGTCTTGAAAAAAGGACAACAGATTAACCCTGGTGCAATTGCTGTATTAGCAACTTATGGTTATACAGAAGTACCTGTTATTCAAAAACCGAGTGTCGCTATTATCGCTACTGGTAGTGAATTATTAGATGTACATGATGAATTAGAACCTGGTAAGATTCGCAATTCAAATGGGCCAATGATTAAAGCGTTAGCTGAAAAATTTGGCTTAGAAGTTGAAGCGTATAAAATTCAACAAGATGATTTGCAAAGTAGCATTGAGGTTGTTAAAGATGCAATGGCTAAACATAAGATTGTTATTACTACAGGTGGCGTGTCAGTAGGAGACTTTGATTATTTACCAGAAATATATAAAGCTGTAGACGCAGAAGTCTTATTCAATAAAGTTGCGATGCGTCCGGGTAGTGTGACAACAGTTGCAGTTGCAAATGGACAATACCTATTTGGCTTATCAGGCAATCCATCTGCATGTTTTACAGGATTTGAGTTATTTGTGAAACCAGCAGTTCAACATATGATGCGAGCCAATGCATTTTATCCTCAAGTTGTTAAAGCAACTTTAATGGAAGATTTTACGAAAGCTAACCCATTTTCACGTTTTATAAGAGCAGACGCAACATTTTCACATACTGGTGCAACCGTGGTACCTTCTGGATTTAACAAATCTGGTGCTGTGGTAGCTATTGCTCATAGTAATGCCATGATTATGCTGCCAGGTGGGACACGAGGATTTAAGGCTGGTCACACAGTAGACGTTATTTTAACAGAATCAAATGTCTTTGAAGAGGAAATGACAATATGA
- the mobB gene encoding molybdopterin-guanine dinucleotide biosynthesis protein B: MILQIVGFKNAGKTTLMTQTVKMLKAHNYTVATIKHHGHLGEDITLQDNDVDHMKHFEAGADQSIVQGESLQQTVTRTHKQNLTQIIDESVTINCNIILVEGFKDEDFDKVIVYRTNEEREQLRQLSHVRYCYHFQEENALAQYEQWLLDWIEQKD, translated from the coding sequence ATGATTTTGCAAATCGTTGGGTTTAAGAATGCTGGCAAAACCACATTAATGACCCAAACTGTTAAGATGCTAAAAGCACATAATTATACGGTGGCAACAATTAAACATCATGGACACTTGGGTGAAGATATCACCTTACAAGATAATGACGTTGATCATATGAAACACTTTGAAGCGGGTGCTGACCAAAGTATTGTTCAAGGTGAGTCATTACAACAAACGGTAACGCGAACACATAAACAAAACCTTACTCAAATTATTGACGAATCTGTTACAATAAACTGTAATATCATTTTAGTAGAAGGCTTTAAAGATGAAGACTTTGACAAAGTGATAGTCTATCGGACTAATGAAGAACGCGAGCAATTACGACAATTGTCTCATGTGCGTTATTGTTATCATTTTCAAGAAGAGAATGCATTAGCACAATATGAGCAATGGTTACTAGATTGGATTGAACAAAAGGACTGA
- a CDS encoding molybdenum cofactor biosynthesis protein MoaE encodes MKQFEIVTEPIQTEQYRDFTINEYQGAVVVFTGHVREWTKGVKTEYLEYEAYIPMAEKKLAQIGDEITERWPGTITTIVHRIGPLQISDIAVLIAVSSPHRKDAYRANEYAIERIKEIVPIWKKEIWEDGSEWQGHQRGNHQQATKGDV; translated from the coding sequence ATGAAGCAATTCGAAATCGTTACTGAACCTATACAAACTGAACAGTATCGAGACTTTACTATAAACGAATATCAAGGTGCAGTTGTCGTATTTACGGGACATGTGCGTGAATGGACAAAAGGGGTCAAAACGGAATATTTGGAGTATGAAGCATATATTCCTATGGCTGAGAAGAAATTGGCTCAAATTGGTGATGAGATTACAGAACGTTGGCCTGGGACGATTACAACGATTGTTCATCGCATTGGACCATTACAAATTTCTGATATTGCTGTTTTAATCGCTGTATCTTCACCTCATCGTAAAGATGCATATCGAGCTAATGAATACGCTATTGAACGCATCAAAGAAATTGTCCCAATTTGGAAAAAAGAAATCTGGGAAGATGGTTCTGAGTGGCAAGGGCATCAAAGAGGTAACCATCAACAAGCAACTAAAGGAGATGTCTAA
- the moaD gene encoding molybdopterin converting factor subunit 1 — MKVLYFAEIKEILQTDMEQLDTKEDISVESFKQLLFNQHPSIRDKKFQVAVNEEFVQNEDIIQPTDVVALIPPVSGG, encoded by the coding sequence GTGAAGGTGTTATACTTCGCGGAAATAAAAGAAATATTACAGACTGACATGGAACAATTGGATACTAAAGAGGATATTAGTGTTGAGTCATTCAAACAATTATTATTTAACCAACATCCTTCTATTCGTGATAAAAAGTTTCAAGTCGCAGTCAATGAAGAGTTTGTACAAAATGAGGATATCATACAGCCAACAGATGTTGTTGCATTGATTCCACCAGTAAGTGGAGGTTAA
- the mobA gene encoding molybdenum cofactor guanylyltransferase MobA: MKAIILAGGHSERFGKAKAFAEVDGQMFYKRIIHTLEETNMFNDIIISTNDQLANQFEHSHIIIDDSNHKDKGPLAGIYTVMKHYSDEELFFVVSVDTPMITGKAISALYQFMVSRLIEDQIDIAAFSENDRIIPTIAFYSPNCIETMKKALDSEDYSLRHVYKQLTTECLDVKDTQSTKYWYKNINYQEDLDTLKQEMNN, encoded by the coding sequence ATGAAAGCAATTATTTTAGCAGGTGGTCATTCAGAACGCTTTGGTAAAGCTAAAGCGTTTGCCGAAGTAGATGGTCAAATGTTTTATAAACGCATTATTCATACATTAGAAGAAACAAATATGTTTAATGATATTATCATTAGTACAAATGATCAACTTGCTAACCAATTTGAACACAGTCATATTATAATAGATGATTCAAATCACAAAGATAAGGGTCCACTCGCAGGTATATATACTGTTATGAAACATTATAGTGATGAGGAACTCTTTTTCGTTGTATCTGTAGATACTCCCATGATTACTGGTAAAGCTATTAGTGCATTATATCAGTTTATGGTTTCAAGATTAATTGAAGATCAAATCGATATTGCTGCTTTTTCAGAAAATGATAGAATCATTCCAACAATTGCTTTTTATAGTCCAAACTGCATAGAAACTATGAAGAAAGCACTAGATTCAGAGGATTATAGTTTACGACATGTATATAAACAACTTACGACGGAATGCTTGGATGTGAAAGATACTCAATCAACCAAATATTGGTATAAAAATATTAACTATCAAGAGGACTTAGACACTTTAAAACAAGAAATGAATAATTAA
- the moaA gene encoding GTP 3',8-cyclase MoaA produces the protein MVAQIKDKLGRPIRDLRISVTDRCNFRCDYCMPKEIFGDDFVFLPKDELLTFDEMVRIAKVYADLGVKKLRITGGEPLLRRNLYQLIAELNKIEGIEDIGMTTNGLLLKKHGQKLYDAGLRRINVSLDAIDDDVFQAINNRNIKASTILEQIDYAVSIGFHVKVNVVIQKGVNDNQIIPMVEYFKNKNIEIRFIEFMDVGNDNGWDFSKVVTKNEMLDMIESQFDIEPVPPKYFGEVAKYYKHKDNGAQFGLITSVSASFCSTCTRARLSSDGKFYGCLFSTVEGFNIKSFIRSGVTDDQLREQLISLWNIRDDRYSDERTEQTVKNRQRKKINMNYIGG, from the coding sequence ATGGTAGCACAAATTAAAGACAAATTAGGTCGACCGATTCGTGATTTACGTATTTCTGTAACTGATCGTTGCAATTTCCGTTGTGATTATTGCATGCCTAAAGAAATATTCGGCGATGACTTTGTGTTTCTACCTAAAGATGAACTGTTAACATTTGATGAGATGGTTAGAATTGCCAAAGTATACGCTGACCTTGGTGTGAAAAAATTACGTATCACTGGTGGCGAGCCATTATTACGTCGTAATTTATACCAATTAATTGCCGAATTGAACAAGATTGAAGGTATTGAAGACATTGGAATGACTACGAATGGTTTGCTGTTGAAAAAGCATGGTCAAAAACTATATGATGCTGGATTGAGACGTATTAATGTTAGCTTAGATGCGATTGATGACGACGTATTTCAAGCAATTAATAATCGTAATATTAAAGCCTCTACTATTCTAGAACAAATTGATTATGCGGTATCGATTGGATTTCATGTAAAAGTTAATGTTGTTATACAAAAAGGTGTGAATGATAATCAAATCATTCCGATGGTGGAATATTTTAAGAATAAAAATATTGAAATTAGATTTATCGAATTTATGGATGTCGGTAACGATAATGGTTGGGACTTTAGCAAAGTTGTCACTAAAAATGAAATGTTGGATATGATTGAGTCACAATTTGATATTGAACCTGTTCCACCAAAATATTTTGGAGAAGTTGCTAAGTACTATAAGCATAAAGATAATGGGGCACAATTTGGTTTGATTACAAGTGTTTCAGCTTCATTTTGTTCTACGTGTACAAGAGCACGCTTGTCATCTGATGGTAAGTTTTATGGATGCTTGTTTAGTACAGTTGAAGGGTTTAATATTAAATCCTTTATTCGTTCAGGTGTGACAGATGATCAATTAAGAGAACAACTTATCAGTCTTTGGAATATTCGTGATGATCGTTATTCAGATGAACGTACAGAACAAACCGTTAAAAATCGTCAACGTAAGAAAATTAATATGAATTATATCGGCGGTTAG
- a CDS encoding MarR family transcriptional regulator, with amino-acid sequence MTTEKVQRFIAAERELSQLKHWLKSSYKISIEEFVVLFKVYEGKKISGKELRDTLHFEMLWDTSKIDVIIRKIYKKELISKLRSETDERQVFYFFNASQQKLLDKMKKEIEAISIAN; translated from the coding sequence ATGACAACAGAAAAAGTACAACGTTTTATTGCAGCTGAAAGAGAACTGAGCCAATTAAAACATTGGTTAAAATCATCGTATAAAATTTCAATTGAAGAATTTGTAGTTCTATTTAAAGTTTATGAAGGTAAAAAAATTAGTGGTAAAGAATTACGAGATACATTACATTTTGAAATGCTTTGGGATACAAGTAAGATTGATGTGATCATTCGTAAAATCTATAAAAAAGAACTGATTTCTAAATTACGCTCTGAAACAGATGAACGACAAGTATTTTATTTCTTTAATGCTTCACAACAAAAGCTATTAGATAAAATGAAAAAAGAAATTGAAGCTATTAGTATTGCTAATTAA
- a CDS encoding MFS transporter — protein sequence MNQTQNLKQPIFTKSFTVNFTINFFVYLCMYLLLVIIADYSKTSFHASDSMAGLVVGLFILGSLIGRFGTGKYVNKFGPKKILITGLILLIITQVLYFIPGSITFLMFVRLINGIATAIATTATGTIAAHVTPVERKSEGISLFSLSLVLGTAIGPFFGILLMKSFSINLLFIICVILGVISLIISLFINIDFDSVHNKTDQKIAKASGISIHNFIAKEAVPVAVVMMIIGLNYASILTFLKFFAEQRHLIEASSYFFICYAVASLITRPIAGRLIDARSENVVVYPAFIALIITFILLVFSYSSWMLLLAGVFLGIGYGNLSSSMQAIAIKVSPSSKYGIATSTYFIGLDVGIGFGPSLLGLFTDSITYTQVYIIMAIVAALCSILYLIVHGRKVKPNTY from the coding sequence ATGAATCAGACTCAAAACTTAAAGCAACCTATTTTTACAAAGAGTTTCACCGTGAACTTTACAATTAATTTCTTTGTTTACCTATGTATGTATTTATTACTTGTTATTATTGCTGATTACAGTAAAACATCATTCCATGCTTCTGATAGTATGGCTGGTTTAGTGGTTGGATTATTTATACTTGGGTCATTAATTGGTCGTTTTGGTACTGGTAAATATGTTAATAAATTTGGACCTAAAAAGATTCTTATTACTGGTTTAATCTTGTTAATCATCACTCAAGTACTTTACTTTATTCCAGGATCTATTACTTTTTTAATGTTTGTCCGTTTAATTAATGGGATTGCTACTGCTATAGCTACTACGGCAACAGGTACAATTGCCGCACATGTAACACCTGTTGAACGTAAAAGTGAAGGTATTAGCTTATTCTCATTGAGTTTAGTTTTAGGTACTGCTATCGGACCTTTCTTTGGAATACTATTGATGAAATCATTTTCAATTAATTTATTATTTATTATCTGTGTTATTTTAGGTGTAATCAGTTTAATTATTTCATTATTTATAAACATAGACTTTGATTCAGTACATAATAAAACTGATCAAAAAATTGCTAAAGCTTCTGGAATTAGTATCCATAACTTTATTGCAAAAGAAGCCGTTCCAGTAGCTGTAGTAATGATGATAATTGGCTTGAATTATGCCTCTATCTTAACTTTCTTAAAGTTTTTTGCAGAACAACGACATTTAATTGAAGCATCAAGTTACTTCTTTATTTGTTATGCTGTCGCTTCTCTAATTACGCGTCCAATCGCTGGTCGTTTAATTGATGCTCGTAGTGAAAATGTAGTTGTTTATCCTGCATTTATAGCGTTAATTATCACTTTCATTTTATTAGTATTCAGTTATAGTAGCTGGATGTTACTACTTGCCGGTGTATTCTTAGGTATAGGATATGGTAATTTATCTTCTTCAATGCAAGCAATTGCGATTAAAGTATCACCTTCTAGTAAATATGGTATTGCTACCTCTACCTATTTTATTGGTCTTGATGTTGGTATAGGTTTTGGCCCATCATTACTTGGATTATTTACAGATTCTATTACTTACACACAAGTGTATATCATTATGGCTATTGTTGCTGCTTTATGTAGTATACTTTATTTAATTGTTCATGGCCGTAAAGTCAAACCTAATACGTATTAA
- a CDS encoding winged helix DNA-binding protein: protein MLTNEFFNSFIGIYRPYMKRTQPILDTFDLHPGQWLVLRDIANTEPTTLVHISKRRFIEKPTARKIIKVLSEKELLTIKPGVDKREKLLSLSHKGRALFKDVNHQITPLQNDLIGKSGLSNEDLENVIFTMSKLHQTLSEEENE, encoded by the coding sequence ATGCTTACGAATGAATTTTTTAATAGTTTTATAGGTATTTATCGTCCCTATATGAAGCGCACTCAACCTATACTAGATACGTTTGATTTACATCCCGGACAATGGTTGGTATTGCGTGATATCGCTAATACAGAGCCTACCACTTTAGTACATATTTCAAAACGTCGGTTTATTGAAAAACCAACTGCCCGTAAGATAATTAAAGTTCTATCTGAAAAAGAGTTATTAACTATCAAACCGGGTGTTGATAAACGTGAAAAGCTTTTAAGTTTGTCACACAAAGGGAGAGCGCTATTTAAAGATGTAAATCACCAAATTACGCCACTTCAAAATGACCTTATTGGAAAATCAGGTCTAAGTAATGAAGATTTAGAAAATGTCATTTTTACAATGAGCAAGCTACATCAAACTTTATCTGAGGAGGAAAATGAATGA
- a CDS encoding VOC family protein: MELRFDHMIHYVDNLKNFKYPGDILKISPGGKHHKFGTFNRLSYINENYIELLDVEDPEKLRKEAKTEEGRVAFATKIIQDNFKQGFKTMALRTSDIDALKRTLEDHKVDTIGPVEMHRENKKGDKLRWKLLYIADPDYMVKPPFFIQWEDNEEQRNQKLDNLYQKQFRINRIIIDSEKREKTLSKWQKWFKMNIIEEGENYTDLQLTNDNIIYRIQDGKTSGYNTIVFNDKEATAPYSIIIKGAKYRFEPES, encoded by the coding sequence ATGGAATTACGATTTGATCATATGATTCATTATGTAGATAATCTCAAAAATTTTAAATATCCAGGAGATATTTTGAAAATAAGTCCAGGTGGAAAGCATCATAAATTTGGTACATTTAATCGATTATCATACATTAATGAGAATTATATTGAATTACTAGATGTTGAAGACCCTGAAAAATTAAGAAAAGAGGCCAAAACTGAAGAGGGACGTGTCGCGTTTGCTACTAAAATTATACAAGATAATTTTAAGCAAGGTTTTAAAACGATGGCGTTAAGAACTTCAGATATTGATGCATTAAAACGAACTTTAGAAGATCATAAAGTAGACACGATTGGTCCTGTTGAAATGCATAGAGAAAATAAAAAAGGCGATAAATTAAGATGGAAATTATTATATATAGCAGATCCTGATTATATGGTAAAACCACCTTTCTTTATCCAATGGGAAGATAATGAAGAACAACGTAATCAAAAATTAGACAACTTATATCAAAAACAATTTAGGATAAATAGAATCATTATAGATAGTGAGAAACGTGAGAAAACATTATCAAAATGGCAGAAATGGTTCAAAATGAATATTATTGAGGAAGGAGAAAATTATACAGATTTACAGTTAACAAACGATAACATCATTTACCGTATACAAGATGGTAAAACGTCTGGTTATAATACAATCGTTTTTAATGATAAAGAAGCGACAGCACCATATTCCATTATTATTAAAGGTGCTAAATATCGCTTTGAACCGGAAAGTTAG
- a CDS encoding lipid II:glycine glycyltransferase FemX — protein sequence MEKMNITNQEHDEFVKTHPNGDLLQLTKWAETKRLTGWYSKRVAVGENGEIKGVGQLLFKKVPRLPFTLCYVSRGFVTDYSDKAALEKLLEETKRIAKAEKAYAIKIDPDVEVDKGIDALKNLSALGFKHKGFKEGLSKDYIQPRMTMITPIDKTDEEIFQSYERRNRSKVRLSLKRGTKVERSNREGLKTFAELMKITGERDGFLTRDISYFENIYDALHEDGDAELFLVKLEPKPVLEDINKELQEQEAEKAQLQAKYERKEDKKTANKLNDVESKIKKTLERKESMTDLLNKHPKGVYLSGALLMFAGRKSYYLYGASSNDYRDFLPNYHMQFEMMRYAREQGATTYDFGGTDNNPDKDSEHYGLWAFKRIWGTYLSEKVGEFDYVLNQPLYQLIEQVKPRLTKAKIKISRKLKGK from the coding sequence ATGGAAAAGATGAATATCACTAATCAAGAACATGACGAATTTGTAAAAACTCATCCAAATGGTGATTTGCTTCAATTAACGAAATGGGCAGAAACAAAACGCTTAACAGGATGGTATTCAAAACGCGTCGCAGTTGGAGAAAATGGTGAAATTAAAGGTGTAGGACAATTATTATTTAAAAAAGTACCTAGATTACCATTTACACTATGTTATGTCTCACGTGGATTCGTAACTGATTATAGTGATAAAGCTGCATTAGAAAAGTTATTAGAAGAAACAAAACGAATAGCTAAAGCAGAAAAAGCATATGCTATTAAAATTGATCCAGATGTCGAAGTAGATAAAGGTATTGATGCACTAAAAAATCTAAGTGCACTTGGTTTCAAGCATAAAGGCTTCAAAGAAGGTTTATCTAAAGATTATATTCAACCTCGTATGACGATGATTACACCAATAGATAAAACAGATGAAGAAATCTTCCAAAGTTACGAACGACGTAACCGTTCTAAAGTAAGATTATCACTTAAACGAGGTACTAAGGTTGAGCGGTCAAATCGTGAAGGACTAAAAACATTTGCTGAATTAATGAAGATTACTGGCGAACGTGATGGTTTCTTAACGCGTGATATTAGCTATTTTGAGAACATTTACGATGCACTTCATGAAGATGGAGATGCGGAATTATTCTTAGTTAAATTAGAACCTAAACCTGTGCTTGAAGACATTAATAAAGAACTTCAAGAACAAGAAGCAGAAAAAGCACAACTTCAAGCTAAGTATGAAAGAAAAGAAGATAAAAAAACTGCCAACAAATTAAATGATGTTGAAAGTAAAATAAAAAAAACATTAGAGCGTAAAGAAAGCATGACTGATTTATTAAATAAACATCCAAAAGGTGTTTATTTATCAGGTGCATTACTAATGTTTGCGGGAAGAAAATCATATTATCTATATGGTGCTTCTTCAAATGATTATCGTGATTTCCTACCAAATTATCATATGCAATTTGAAATGATGCGTTATGCACGTGAACAGGGTGCGACAACATATGATTTTGGTGGTACAGATAATAATCCAGATAAAGATTCAGAACACTACGGCTTATGGGCTTTTAAACGTATTTGGGGCACATATCTAAGTGAAAAAGTAGGAGAATTCGATTATGTGTTAAATCAACCGCTTTATCAATTAATCGAACAAGTTAAACCACGTTTAACAAAAGCTAAAATTAAAATTTCACGTAAACTAAAAGGTAAATAG